The Pantoea nemavictus genome includes a region encoding these proteins:
- the murC gene encoding UDP-N-acetylmuramate--L-alanine ligase produces MNTQQLAKLRSIVPEMRRVRHIHFVGIGGAGMGGIAEVLANEGYHISGSDLAPNPVTQHLAALGATIYFNHRPENVTDASVVVVSTAVAQDNPELVAAREQRIPVIRRAEMLAELMRFRHGIAVAGTHGKTTTTAMVTSIYAEGGLDPTFVNGGLVKAAGTHARLGSSRYLIAEADESDASFLHLQPMVAIVTNIEADHMDTYQGDFENLKQTFINFLHNLPFYGRAVMCVDDAVIRDLIPRVGRQVTTYGFSEDADVRIENYEQRGAQGHFTLIRHDKPVLKVTLNAPGRHNALNAAAAVAVASEEGIEDNAILAALESFQGTGRRFDVLGEFDTAAVNGNPGSAMLVDDYGHHPTEVDVTIKAARAGWPDKKLVMVFQPHRYTRTRDLFDDFANVLSQVDVLLMLDVYPAGEAAIPGADSRSLCRAIRNRGKVDPILVSEHDALPDALAPLLSGDDLVIVQGAGNIGKIARKLADSQLQPAVKTEARHD; encoded by the coding sequence ATGAATACACAACAATTGGCAAAACTGCGTTCTATTGTGCCCGAGATGCGTCGCGTCCGGCACATTCACTTTGTCGGCATCGGTGGTGCTGGCATGGGCGGTATTGCCGAGGTGTTGGCGAACGAAGGTTATCACATCAGCGGTTCTGATCTGGCGCCGAACCCGGTGACACAGCATTTGGCCGCGTTGGGCGCGACGATTTACTTCAACCATCGCCCGGAAAACGTCACCGATGCGAGTGTAGTCGTGGTGTCTACGGCCGTGGCGCAGGATAACCCTGAGCTGGTGGCCGCGCGCGAACAGCGCATTCCCGTGATTCGTCGCGCGGAGATGCTGGCCGAACTGATGCGCTTCCGTCACGGCATTGCCGTGGCTGGCACGCACGGTAAAACCACCACTACCGCAATGGTGACCAGCATTTATGCGGAGGGCGGACTGGATCCGACTTTCGTCAACGGTGGCTTAGTGAAAGCTGCGGGAACGCATGCGCGCCTTGGCAGCAGCCGTTACCTGATTGCGGAAGCGGACGAAAGTGACGCGTCCTTCCTGCATCTGCAGCCGATGGTGGCGATTGTTACCAACATCGAAGCCGACCATATGGACACTTATCAAGGCGATTTCGAGAACCTGAAGCAGACCTTCATTAACTTCCTGCACAACCTGCCATTCTACGGACGTGCGGTGATGTGTGTTGATGACGCGGTGATTCGTGATCTGATTCCGCGTGTAGGCCGCCAGGTTACCACATACGGCTTCAGCGAAGACGCCGATGTACGTATCGAGAATTACGAACAGCGTGGCGCGCAAGGTCATTTCACTCTGATTCGCCATGATAAACCGGTGCTGAAAGTGACGCTGAATGCGCCCGGTCGACATAACGCATTAAACGCGGCGGCGGCTGTGGCCGTAGCCAGCGAAGAAGGGATTGAAGACAACGCGATTCTGGCCGCACTGGAGAGCTTCCAGGGAACCGGGCGCCGCTTTGACGTACTGGGCGAGTTTGATACCGCCGCCGTCAATGGCAACCCGGGCAGCGCGATGTTGGTCGATGATTATGGCCACCATCCAACCGAAGTTGATGTCACCATCAAAGCGGCACGTGCGGGCTGGCCTGACAAAAAGCTGGTTATGGTGTTCCAGCCGCATCGCTACACGCGTACGCGTGACCTGTTTGATGATTTCGCCAATGTGCTGTCGCAGGTTGATGTACTGCTGATGCTGGATGTTTATCCAGCCGGTGAAGCCGCCATTCCGGGCGCTGACAGTCGCTCGCTGTGCCGCGCGATTCGTAATCGTGGCAAGGTTGATCCCATTTTGGTCTCTGAGCATGACGCTTTACCAGATGCTTTGGCACCGTTGCTGTCGGGCGACGATCTGGTGATCGTTCAGGGCGCAGGTAACATCGGCAAGATTGCACGTAAGCTGGCCGATAGCCAACTGCAGCCGGCGGTTAAGACGGAGGCGCGTCATGACTGA
- the murG gene encoding undecaprenyldiphospho-muramoylpentapeptide beta-N-acetylglucosaminyltransferase gives MSGKRLMVMAGGTGGHVFPGLAVAHHLMEQGWQVRWLGTADRMEADLVPKNGIEIDFIRISGLRGKGVKAQLLAPVRIINAWRQARRIMKNWQPDVVLGMGGYVSGPGGLAAWSCGIPVVLHEQNGIAGLTNKWLAKIATKVMQAFPGAFPNAEVVGNPVRTDVLALPLPAVRLSGRSGSIRVLVVGGSQGARILNQTVPQVAAELGEAITVWHQTGKGGLEIVQQAYHAAGQPQHKVTEFIDDMAEAYAWADVVVCRSGALTVSEVAAAGLPAIFVPFQHKDRQQYWNALPLEKAGAAKIFEQPQFTAAVVADTLRHWDRTTLLAMAEKARQVAIPDATERVANEVARVAK, from the coding sequence ATGAGTGGCAAACGGCTGATGGTCATGGCAGGCGGTACTGGTGGACACGTGTTCCCCGGTCTGGCCGTTGCCCATCACCTGATGGAACAAGGCTGGCAGGTTCGCTGGCTGGGAACCGCTGACCGAATGGAAGCGGATTTGGTGCCGAAAAACGGTATTGAGATTGATTTTATCCGCATCAGCGGTTTGCGCGGTAAAGGTGTGAAAGCGCAGTTACTGGCACCGGTACGCATCATTAATGCGTGGCGCCAGGCGCGTCGCATCATGAAAAACTGGCAGCCGGATGTGGTGCTGGGCATGGGCGGTTATGTTTCAGGTCCCGGTGGTTTAGCGGCATGGAGCTGCGGGATTCCGGTGGTACTGCATGAGCAGAACGGCATTGCCGGACTCACCAACAAGTGGCTGGCAAAAATCGCTACCAAAGTGATGCAGGCATTTCCGGGCGCATTCCCTAACGCCGAAGTGGTGGGAAATCCGGTGCGTACCGATGTGTTAGCTCTGCCGTTACCCGCAGTGCGACTGAGCGGACGTTCTGGGTCGATTCGCGTGCTGGTAGTGGGTGGCAGTCAGGGCGCTCGCATCCTCAATCAGACCGTGCCACAAGTGGCTGCTGAGTTGGGCGAAGCGATTACGGTTTGGCACCAAACCGGTAAAGGCGGACTGGAAATCGTGCAGCAGGCTTATCATGCAGCCGGCCAGCCGCAACATAAAGTCACCGAATTTATCGATGACATGGCAGAAGCCTACGCGTGGGCGGATGTGGTTGTCTGTCGCTCCGGCGCATTGACGGTCAGTGAAGTCGCTGCCGCAGGTTTACCGGCGATCTTCGTGCCGTTCCAGCATAAAGATCGTCAGCAGTACTGGAATGCGTTGCCGCTGGAAAAAGCGGGCGCAGCCAAAATTTTCGAGCAGCCGCAATTTACTGCGGCTGTAGTAGCGGACACGCTGCGTCACTGGGATCGCACCACATTATTGGCGATGGCAGAGAAAGCCCGTCAGGTGGCGATTCCCGATGCAACCGAGCGGGTTGCAAATGAAGTGGCACGTGTCGCGAAGTAA
- a CDS encoding D-alanine--D-alanine ligase gives MTEKVAVLMGGTSAEREVSLMSGAAVLAGLREMGIDAHAVDTRDVSVLDLKQQGFAKAFIALHGRGGEDGTLQAVLDFLQLPYTGSGVMASAITMDKLRSKLLWQGRGLPSGKFVWLTRQQHQQGLDADTVAAIQALGLPLFVKPSCEGSSVGISRVNHADALPAALEEAFRHDDDVLIEAFLSGAEYTVGIVGEQILPSIRIKTASEFYDYEAKYISDDTEYFCPSGLSAEREAELQKLVWAAWRALGCSGWGRVDVMADGEGNFQLLEVNTSPGMTSHSLVPMGAKQAGYSFPQLVARILELAD, from the coding sequence ATGACTGAGAAGGTCGCAGTATTGATGGGCGGTACCTCGGCAGAGCGTGAAGTGTCGCTGATGTCAGGTGCGGCCGTGCTGGCCGGGCTGCGTGAAATGGGCATTGATGCACATGCTGTTGATACGCGTGATGTGTCGGTGCTGGATCTGAAACAGCAAGGCTTTGCTAAGGCGTTTATCGCGCTGCACGGCCGCGGTGGCGAAGACGGCACGTTACAAGCGGTGCTGGATTTTTTGCAGCTGCCGTATACCGGCAGCGGCGTGATGGCTTCTGCCATCACCATGGACAAACTGCGCAGTAAATTGCTGTGGCAGGGCAGGGGATTGCCTTCAGGCAAATTCGTCTGGCTAACGCGTCAGCAGCATCAGCAAGGTTTGGATGCGGATACCGTTGCCGCCATACAAGCATTGGGTTTACCGCTGTTTGTTAAGCCAAGCTGCGAAGGTTCCAGCGTTGGCATCAGCCGCGTAAACCATGCGGATGCGCTACCTGCGGCGTTAGAAGAAGCATTTCGTCATGATGACGACGTATTAATTGAAGCTTTTTTAAGCGGCGCAGAGTACACCGTAGGCATCGTGGGTGAACAAATTCTGCCTTCTATCAGAATTAAAACCGCCAGCGAGTTCTATGACTATGAAGCTAAATACATTTCTGACGATACTGAATACTTCTGTCCGAGCGGTTTAAGTGCTGAGCGAGAAGCAGAATTGCAGAAATTGGTATGGGCAGCCTGGCGCGCGCTGGGTTGCAGCGGCTGGGGCCGCGTTGACGTGATGGCCGATGGTGAGGGTAATTTCCAGCTGCTGGAAGTGAATACCTCGCCAGGCATGACCAGCCATAGTTTGGTGCCAATGGGCGCTAAGCAGGCGGGATACAGCTTCCCTCAATTGGTAGCGCGTATTCTGGAGCTGGCTGACTGA
- the ftsW gene encoding cell division protein FtsW, with translation MRIPGAGIANYLSLRLRDWVMGARDNDDAPVVLYDRTLLWLTFGLALIGFVMVTSASMPVGQRLNEDPFYFAKRDAFYIALAFGMALVTLRIPMDFWQRYSNVMLMVSVVMLLIVLVVGSSVNGASRWIALGPLRIQPAELSKLTLFCYLASYLVRKVEEVRNNFWGFCKPMGVMVVLAVLLLAQPDLGTVVVLFVTTLAMLFLAGAKMWQFLAIIGSGIFAVVLLIIAEPYRMRRVTSFWNPWEDPFGSGYQLTQSLMAFGRGEFWGQGLGNSVQKLEYLPEAHTDFIFSIIGEELGYVGVVLALLMVFFVAFRAMSIGRRALEIDQRFSGFLACSIGVWFSFQALVNVGAAAGMLPTKGLTLPLISYGGSSLIIMSTAIVFLLRIDYETRLAKAQAFTRGAR, from the coding sequence ATGCGCATTCCTGGAGCCGGTATCGCCAACTATCTGTCACTGCGCCTACGCGATTGGGTGATGGGCGCACGCGACAATGATGATGCGCCGGTGGTGCTGTACGATCGCACGCTGCTATGGCTGACCTTTGGGCTGGCGCTGATCGGTTTCGTGATGGTGACCTCGGCATCCATGCCGGTGGGTCAACGTTTGAACGAAGATCCATTCTATTTTGCCAAGCGTGATGCGTTTTATATCGCACTGGCGTTTGGCATGGCGTTAGTGACATTGCGCATCCCGATGGATTTCTGGCAGCGCTACAGCAACGTAATGCTGATGGTTTCGGTTGTGATGCTGCTGATCGTATTAGTGGTGGGTAGCTCGGTAAATGGTGCGTCGCGCTGGATTGCCCTTGGCCCGCTGCGTATTCAGCCAGCTGAGCTCTCAAAATTAACGCTGTTCTGCTATCTCGCCAGCTATCTGGTGCGCAAAGTGGAAGAGGTGCGTAACAACTTCTGGGGCTTCTGTAAGCCGATGGGTGTGATGGTGGTGCTGGCGGTATTGCTGCTGGCCCAGCCCGACCTCGGCACCGTGGTGGTGCTGTTTGTTACCACACTGGCGATGCTGTTTCTCGCCGGTGCGAAAATGTGGCAGTTCCTGGCGATCATTGGCTCCGGCATTTTTGCTGTGGTGCTGCTGATCATCGCCGAACCTTACCGTATGCGCCGCGTTACTTCCTTCTGGAATCCATGGGAAGATCCCTTTGGTAGCGGCTATCAGCTCACGCAGTCATTGATGGCGTTTGGACGCGGTGAGTTCTGGGGCCAGGGCTTAGGCAACTCGGTGCAGAAACTGGAATATCTGCCGGAAGCACACACTGACTTTATCTTCTCCATCATCGGCGAAGAGTTGGGTTATGTCGGTGTGGTTTTGGCGCTGTTGATGGTATTCTTCGTCGCTTTTCGCGCGATGTCGATTGGTCGCCGTGCTCTGGAGATCGATCAGCGCTTCTCAGGCTTCCTCGCTTGTTCAATTGGCGTGTGGTTTAGCTTCCAGGCGCTGGTTAATGTCGGTGCGGCCGCGGGTATGCTGCCGACCAAAGGTCTGACACTGCCGCTGATCAGTTACGGTGGTTCGAGTCTGATCATCATGTCGACCGCCATCGTGTTTTTATTGCGCATAGATTATGAAACGCGTCTGGCAAAAGCCCAGGCGTTTACCCGAGGTGCTCGATGA
- the ftsQ gene encoding cell division protein FtsQ: MSQAAIRVRNREPQERLRSGRSNGARLFGIVFLLIVLGIMVAGGLVVLKWMNDASRLPLSKLVVTGQTHYTTHDDIRQAILSLGAPGTFMSQNVDIIQQQIERLPWIKQVSVRKQWPDELKINLVEYVPVARWNDSHMVDADGVSFSVPASHVGKETLPMLYGPEGSENEVLAGYHTMSDVLKANKFTLKVASMTARRSWQLVTSDDVRIELGRSDTMKRLNRFIELYPDLQQHGLSQNQRITYVDLRYDSGAAVGWAAAPIEPQDSNQQQNQAQAKPQ; encoded by the coding sequence ATGTCTCAGGCGGCGATACGAGTACGCAATCGCGAACCTCAGGAGCGTCTACGCTCCGGGCGTAGCAACGGTGCACGACTGTTCGGCATCGTGTTCCTGCTGATTGTGCTGGGCATCATGGTGGCGGGCGGCCTTGTGGTGCTGAAGTGGATGAATGACGCCTCGCGCTTACCCTTATCAAAGCTGGTAGTAACGGGCCAAACCCACTACACCACGCATGATGATATTCGCCAGGCCATTTTATCGCTCGGTGCACCGGGGACATTCATGTCGCAGAACGTGGATATCATCCAGCAGCAGATTGAGCGTTTACCCTGGATTAAGCAGGTCAGTGTGCGGAAGCAGTGGCCTGATGAGCTGAAGATAAACCTGGTGGAGTATGTTCCGGTCGCACGTTGGAACGATTCACACATGGTCGATGCCGATGGCGTCTCCTTCAGCGTCCCGGCCAGCCACGTTGGCAAAGAAACCTTGCCAATGCTGTATGGCCCGGAAGGCAGTGAAAATGAGGTGTTAGCCGGCTATCACACCATGAGTGATGTGTTGAAGGCTAACAAGTTTACCCTGAAGGTCGCGTCGATGACGGCGCGGCGCTCGTGGCAGTTGGTGACCAGTGACGATGTGCGCATCGAGTTGGGACGCAGCGATACCATGAAGCGTCTGAACCGTTTTATAGAGCTTTATCCGGATCTGCAGCAGCATGGTCTGAGTCAGAATCAGCGCATCACCTATGTCGATTTGCGATATGACTCCGGCGCCGCAGTTGGTTGGGCAGCAGCACCGATTGAGCCACAGGACAGTAATCAGCAACAGAACCAGGCACAGGCTAAACCACAATGA